One Halobacterium sp. DL1 DNA window includes the following coding sequences:
- a CDS encoding glycosyl transferase family 2, translating to MNLLVVAAVALASVTALPYLGYLLLYVWVRPAGSPAEKEPAEPTVSIVLPTYNEEKIVETKLDDLLDLDYPMEKVELVVVDSSTDDTRKLIREYFAERSAPELVLLEEDERRGLAPALNDAYEAAENEMVVKTDCDSKLPSDVLREAAANLADDEVAAVTGRNVEVLGGSEVESGYRGVQNYIQQLESHLDSTLIFHGPFSAFENDALLPIDPNSLADDTELALKIRRQGGRVIFDPAVKYMEASFSDFVKRRKQKDRRGMGLIRLLVQHRDALGRYGNYGRVVLPFNWWFMLVSPWLLAVTLVVGSAATVSQFGFGGLLLPVAVGTFAYFGQKDLLGPLQAFYSIFDTQVSLLRASVELLVGDSDGTWDVDAELREAFE from the coding sequence ATGAACCTGCTCGTGGTGGCTGCCGTCGCACTCGCGTCGGTGACGGCCCTCCCATATCTCGGATATCTCCTGCTCTACGTCTGGGTGCGACCGGCGGGCTCGCCAGCGGAGAAGGAGCCAGCGGAGCCGACGGTGAGCATCGTCCTGCCGACGTACAACGAGGAGAAGATAGTGGAGACGAAACTCGACGACCTGCTCGACCTCGACTACCCGATGGAGAAAGTGGAGTTGGTCGTGGTGGACTCTTCGACGGACGACACCCGCAAACTCATCCGGGAGTACTTTGCGGAGCGGTCGGCGCCCGAGTTAGTCCTGCTGGAGGAGGACGAGCGCCGCGGACTGGCGCCGGCACTTAACGACGCTTACGAGGCAGCGGAAAACGAGATGGTCGTGAAGACCGACTGTGACTCGAAACTCCCGTCGGACGTCCTCCGGGAGGCCGCAGCGAATCTCGCGGACGACGAGGTAGCCGCAGTAACAGGTCGGAACGTCGAGGTCCTCGGCGGGAGCGAAGTGGAGTCCGGCTACCGCGGCGTTCAGAATTATATCCAGCAACTGGAGTCGCATCTGGATTCGACGCTGATCTTCCACGGCCCATTCTCCGCGTTCGAAAACGACGCCCTGCTGCCAATCGATCCGAACTCTCTGGCCGACGACACGGAGTTGGCGCTAAAGATTCGACGTCAGGGCGGACGGGTAATTTTCGACCCTGCTGTGAAGTACATGGAAGCCAGTTTCTCGGACTTCGTGAAGCGCCGCAAGCAGAAGGACAGACGTGGGATGGGGTTGATTCGGTTGCTGGTGCAACACCGAGACGCACTCGGGCGGTACGGGAACTACGGTCGCGTGGTGCTGCCGTTCAACTGGTGGTTCATGCTAGTGTCGCCGTGGTTACTGGCTGTGACGTTGGTTGTCGGATCTGCTGCAACCGTGTCGCAGTTTGGCTTCGGTGGCCTGTTGTTGCCTGTTGCCGTTGGGACGTTCGCGTACTTCGGACAGAAGGATTTACTCGGGCCGCTTCAGGCGTTCTACTCCATCTTCGACACGCAAGTTTCGTTGCTTCGGGCGAGCGTCGAGTTGCTGGTTGGTGATTCGGACGGGACTTGGGACGTTGACGCGGAACTGCGGGAGGCGTTCGAATGA
- a CDS encoding glucose-1-phosphate thymidylyltransferase, which translates to MKVVVVAAGEGTRMRPLTAKRPKPLLPVAGRPIVEHAMDACADLVDGYVLVVGYRGDQVRDRIGDEYAGHPVTYTKQGEQLGTAHAIGQAADHVDERFLALNGDVLLTENLVTGLAETPANAMAVKRVENPSSFGVVNVGDGRVTGIVEKPADPPTNLANLGVYAFEPEIFDYIEATELSERGEYEITDSLGALVADGERVDAVEYDGRWLDVGRPWDLLEANETLLADLEDDRRGTIEDGATIHGPVVVEDGARVRAGAYVEGPVLIQSGADVGPNAYVRGSTVIGPDVRVGNAVEVKNSILMADTAVGHLSYVGDSVLGENVNLGAGTKVANLRHDDENVEMRVKSEAVDTGRRKLGVVVGDGTKTGINTSINAGVKLGEETRTGLGEAVTRDTDTGL; encoded by the coding sequence GTGAAAGTGGTCGTCGTCGCAGCCGGCGAGGGAACCCGGATGCGGCCGCTGACAGCGAAGCGCCCAAAACCACTGCTTCCAGTCGCCGGGCGTCCAATCGTCGAACACGCCATGGACGCCTGCGCGGATCTCGTCGACGGCTACGTGCTGGTTGTCGGCTACCGCGGCGACCAGGTCCGCGACCGAATCGGCGACGAGTACGCTGGTCACCCCGTGACGTACACGAAACAGGGCGAACAGCTCGGCACCGCCCACGCCATCGGGCAGGCGGCCGACCACGTCGACGAGCGGTTCCTCGCGCTGAACGGGGATGTACTGCTCACCGAGAATCTGGTGACGGGGCTCGCAGAGACGCCAGCGAACGCGATGGCGGTCAAGCGCGTCGAGAACCCGTCCTCGTTCGGTGTGGTTAACGTTGGGGACGGGCGCGTCACGGGCATCGTCGAGAAGCCCGCGGACCCGCCGACTAATCTCGCCAACCTCGGTGTCTACGCCTTCGAACCCGAGATATTCGACTACATCGAGGCGACGGAACTGAGCGAGCGCGGCGAGTACGAGATCACCGACTCGCTCGGGGCGCTGGTCGCAGACGGCGAACGCGTGGACGCCGTCGAGTACGACGGTCGGTGGCTCGACGTCGGCCGGCCGTGGGACCTCCTTGAGGCGAACGAGACGCTGCTCGCGGACCTTGAGGACGACCGTCGTGGAACTATCGAGGACGGCGCAACAATCCACGGACCAGTCGTCGTCGAGGATGGTGCGCGAGTTCGAGCCGGTGCGTACGTCGAAGGACCCGTACTCATTCAGTCTGGTGCGGATGTCGGGCCGAACGCGTACGTGAGGGGGTCGACCGTGATTGGACCGGACGTCCGCGTCGGAAACGCTGTCGAGGTGAAGAACTCGATTCTGATGGCGGACACCGCCGTCGGCCACCTCTCGTACGTAGGCGACTCTGTGCTCGGTGAGAACGTGAACTTGGGGGCAGGAACGAAAGTCGCGAACCTCCGCCACGACGACGAGAACGTCGAGATGCGGGTGAAGAGCGAAGCCGTCGACACCGGCCGGCGGAAACTTGGAGTCGTCGTCGGGGACGGGACGAAGACTGGGATCAACACTAGCATCAACGCCGGCGTGAAGTTAGGTGAGGAGACGAGGACGGGGCTCGGAGAGGCGGTGACCCGGGATACTGACACGGGCCTTTGA
- a CDS encoding glycosyl transferase, with amino-acid sequence MTDYEDVCALVPTRNEARTIGDVVDGLHDVGIEHVLVVDGHSTDDTTEIAEDHGARVIEQSGAGKGQAVREGVEHIEQEYVILLDGDGTNPPEQAPRLLDPLVAGDADHVIGDRTADMQPGAMSRFNQVGNHIINAAFGRIHGEDYGDILSGYRAFTRDSFEQMFLSAEGFGIETEMAVECARHDIPVAVVPTTYKARPEGSETNLHPVADGGRIIVTLYSLAKTSNPLFYFGSIGTVFGAIGAAIATYVAYDWFVNGISHEALTIVGGVSVLFGLQLLMFGLLSDLVVTLHREQSRRLEELRD; translated from the coding sequence ATGACCGACTACGAGGACGTGTGCGCCCTCGTTCCTACCCGGAACGAAGCCAGGACCATCGGCGACGTCGTCGACGGCCTCCACGACGTCGGCATCGAGCACGTTCTCGTCGTCGACGGCCACTCGACGGACGACACCACGGAGATTGCCGAGGACCACGGCGCCCGCGTCATAGAACAGTCAGGTGCCGGCAAAGGCCAAGCCGTCCGCGAGGGCGTTGAGCACATCGAGCAAGAGTACGTCATCCTGCTCGACGGCGACGGGACGAACCCGCCCGAGCAGGCGCCACGCCTCCTCGACCCGCTCGTCGCCGGCGACGCAGACCACGTCATCGGCGACCGGACCGCGGACATGCAACCTGGCGCGATGAGCAGATTCAACCAGGTCGGTAACCACATCATCAACGCCGCGTTCGGCCGCATCCACGGGGAGGATTACGGCGACATCCTCTCGGGCTACCGCGCGTTCACGCGGGACTCCTTCGAGCAGATGTTCCTCTCCGCGGAGGGGTTCGGCATCGAGACGGAGATGGCCGTCGAGTGCGCGCGCCACGATATCCCCGTCGCAGTCGTGCCCACGACGTACAAGGCGCGCCCCGAGGGGTCGGAGACGAACCTCCACCCCGTGGCGGACGGCGGACGCATCATCGTCACGCTGTACAGCCTCGCGAAGACGTCGAACCCGCTGTTCTACTTCGGCAGCATCGGCACAGTTTTCGGCGCTATCGGCGCCGCCATCGCAACGTACGTCGCCTACGACTGGTTCGTCAACGGCATCTCCCACGAGGCGCTCACCATCGTCGGCGGCGTCAGCGTCCTGTTCGGCCTCCAGTTGCTGATGTTCGGGCTGCTGTCGGACCTCGTGGTGACGCTCCACCGCGAGCAGAGCCGCCGCCTCGAGGAGCTCCGCGACTAG
- a CDS encoding fosmidomycin resistance protein — protein sequence MLTALDELALEVLFVDRAASFYETHLRLDGTRGDHEAHYEVGDTTLVLREPSTVPRGGVHLHYAFSTPPDRYDEWYDRLDDDFDLAEFDFGTARSLYFDDPDGHCVEIGTGGKGGETALTGVFEVVLEVEDLDRSEALYRNLGFEVVDRGDERRRVRLTGPVDLELWEPQRGIADARGGVHADLTFLAINPQSAASAVADRACRVEDVEPGVRVRDPDGHYLTFVPE from the coding sequence ATGCTCACGGCGCTCGACGAACTCGCGCTCGAGGTGCTCTTCGTCGACCGCGCGGCGTCGTTCTACGAGACCCACCTCCGTCTCGACGGCACCCGGGGCGACCACGAGGCCCACTACGAGGTCGGGGATACGACCCTCGTCCTGCGCGAACCCTCGACGGTCCCCCGGGGTGGCGTCCACCTCCACTACGCGTTCTCGACGCCGCCGGACCGCTACGACGAGTGGTACGACCGCCTCGACGACGACTTCGACCTCGCGGAGTTCGACTTCGGCACCGCGCGCTCGCTGTACTTCGACGACCCGGACGGCCACTGCGTGGAGATTGGAACCGGCGGCAAGGGCGGCGAAACGGCGCTCACGGGCGTCTTCGAGGTCGTCCTCGAGGTCGAGGACCTCGACCGCTCGGAGGCGCTCTACCGCAACCTCGGTTTCGAGGTCGTCGACCGCGGCGACGAGCGGCGGCGCGTCCGACTCACCGGCCCCGTGGACCTCGAACTGTGGGAGCCACAGCGCGGCATCGCGGACGCACGCGGCGGCGTCCACGCGGACCTCACGTTTCTCGCTATCAATCCGCAGTCCGCCGCGAGTGCGGTCGCCGACCGTGCGTGCCGCGTTGAGGACGTCGAACCGGGTGTTCGCGTCAGGGACCCCGACGGCCACTACCTCACGTTCGTTCCGGAGTGA
- a CDS encoding UDP-glucose 6-dehydrogenase — protein sequence MKLSIVGSGYVGTTIAACFADLGHDVVNVDIDEDIVEAINDGRAPIHEPGLEERIAEHAGDRLRATTDYDAVLDTDATFLALPTPSREDGSIDTSIMEAGAESLGEALAGRDDHLVVVKSTVVPGTTENVVEPALERGGFENATMAMNPEFLRMGSAVADFLDPDKAVFGARDDSTYDELREVYEPLLAEAPDAAVVETGLREAEMIKYANNAFLASKVSLVNDLGNICKEFDVDAYEVSHAIAHDDRISGRFLRSGVGWGGSCFPKDVAAIIAAAKQEGYDPAVLEAAVEVNDGQPERLLELLDDHVDVTDKRVAVLGLAFKPGTDDIRGTRAIPVIDGLQERGANVVAYDPVATEKMAEKRPDVEYADSARDALDGASGAVVVTDWDEFAALDEEFDAMAEPVVVDGRRIVERRDGITYEGLTW from the coding sequence GTGAAACTCAGCATCGTCGGCAGCGGGTACGTCGGCACGACCATCGCGGCGTGTTTCGCGGACCTCGGGCACGACGTGGTGAACGTCGACATCGACGAGGACATCGTCGAAGCGATCAACGACGGCCGCGCGCCGATTCACGAACCCGGTCTCGAAGAGCGCATCGCCGAGCACGCCGGCGACCGACTGCGTGCGACCACGGACTACGACGCGGTGCTGGATACCGACGCCACGTTCCTCGCGCTCCCGACGCCGTCCCGCGAGGACGGCAGCATCGACACGTCCATCATGGAGGCCGGTGCGGAGTCCCTCGGCGAGGCACTCGCTGGCCGCGACGACCACCTCGTCGTCGTGAAGAGCACGGTCGTTCCCGGAACGACCGAGAACGTCGTGGAACCGGCGCTCGAACGCGGCGGGTTCGAGAACGCGACGATGGCGATGAATCCCGAGTTCCTGCGGATGGGGTCGGCCGTCGCCGACTTCCTCGACCCGGACAAGGCCGTCTTCGGCGCGCGCGACGACTCAACCTACGACGAACTCCGAGAGGTGTACGAACCACTGCTCGCGGAGGCTCCGGACGCGGCCGTCGTGGAAACCGGCCTGCGGGAAGCGGAGATGATCAAGTACGCGAACAACGCGTTCCTCGCCTCGAAGGTCAGCCTCGTCAACGACCTCGGGAACATCTGCAAGGAGTTCGACGTCGACGCTTACGAGGTTTCCCACGCCATCGCGCACGACGACCGCATCAGCGGCCGGTTCCTCCGTTCCGGTGTCGGCTGGGGTGGGAGCTGTTTTCCCAAGGATGTCGCTGCTATCATCGCCGCCGCGAAACAGGAGGGGTACGACCCGGCAGTCCTAGAAGCCGCTGTCGAGGTGAACGACGGCCAGCCCGAACGACTGCTCGAGCTTCTCGACGACCACGTCGACGTGACCGACAAGCGAGTCGCCGTGCTCGGTCTCGCGTTCAAGCCGGGGACCGACGACATACGCGGCACGCGGGCGATTCCGGTCATCGACGGTCTGCAGGAGCGCGGCGCGAACGTGGTCGCCTACGACCCTGTCGCGACTGAGAAGATGGCAGAGAAGCGCCCGGACGTCGAGTACGCCGACAGTGCCCGGGACGCGCTGGACGGAGCGAGTGGCGCGGTCGTCGTCACCGACTGGGACGAGTTCGCCGCGCTGGACGAAGAGTTCGACGCGATGGCCGAACCCGTCGTGGTGGACGGCCGCCGCATCGTGGAGCGGCGTGACGGTATTACGTACGAAGGACTCACCTGGTAG
- a CDS encoding hydrolase has translation MELTWYGHSTWHVEVGETSLLIDPFFDNPFTDTDPEELDPDHVLLTHGHADHIADVDRFRGAHFVATPELAGWLGDQHGIDDATGMNLGGTVELGDAFVTMVRADHSNGIDTDYGTSAGMPAGFVISNTKPTQVADEESETFYHAGDTSLHTEMRDVVAPYLEPDAVAVPVGDHFTMGPWQAAVAVDWIDADVVFPMHYDTFPPIEIDVEDFEREVEAVGSDAQVHVLDGDETFDLTEGY, from the coding sequence ATGGAACTCACCTGGTACGGTCACTCGACGTGGCACGTAGAAGTCGGGGAGACGAGCCTGCTCATCGATCCGTTCTTCGACAACCCGTTCACCGACACGGACCCCGAGGAACTCGACCCGGACCACGTCCTGCTGACCCACGGGCACGCCGACCACATCGCGGACGTGGACCGCTTCCGCGGCGCGCACTTCGTCGCCACACCCGAACTCGCGGGCTGGCTCGGCGACCAGCACGGCATCGACGACGCCACCGGGATGAACCTCGGCGGCACCGTCGAACTCGGCGACGCGTTCGTGACGATGGTGCGCGCGGACCACTCCAACGGCATCGACACCGACTACGGCACCTCCGCGGGGATGCCCGCCGGCTTCGTCATCTCGAACACTAAGCCGACCCAGGTCGCCGACGAGGAGAGCGAGACCTTCTACCACGCGGGCGACACCAGCCTCCACACCGAGATGCGGGACGTCGTCGCGCCGTACCTCGAACCCGACGCCGTCGCCGTCCCCGTCGGCGACCACTTCACGATGGGGCCGTGGCAGGCCGCCGTCGCCGTCGACTGGATCGACGCCGACGTGGTGTTCCCGATGCACTACGACACGTTCCCGCCGATCGAGATCGACGTCGAGGACTTCGAGCGCGAGGTCGAGGCGGTCGGCAGCGACGCCCAGGTACACGTCCTCGACGGCGACGAGACGTTCGACCTCACCGAAGGCTACTGA
- a CDS encoding 2-hydroxyhepta-2,4-diene-1,7-dioate isomerase: MHRMRFRDPAGAVRTGEYEDGTVSFGGRTYDTSDVDVLPPCEPSKVVCIGRNYAKHAEERGSEVPDRPMLFLKPPNALAGHGDTVTLPAGKEIEHEAELAVVVGEQCRNLDESEAMDAVAGFTCADDVSNRTDQSEERNWVRGKAFDGACPLGPVLATPEELPDDASVELRVNGEVRQSSSIERFIFDVPELLAEITAYMTLEPGDVVITGTPAGVAELTDGDSVEVEVEGVGTLEHDVEQP; this comes from the coding sequence ATGCACCGAATGCGATTCCGCGACCCGGCGGGCGCCGTTCGAACCGGCGAATACGAGGACGGAACCGTCTCCTTCGGCGGACGGACCTACGACACGAGTGACGTAGACGTGCTGCCGCCCTGCGAGCCATCGAAGGTCGTCTGCATCGGCCGGAACTACGCCAAGCACGCCGAGGAGCGCGGCTCGGAGGTCCCCGACCGCCCGATGCTGTTCCTGAAACCGCCGAACGCGCTCGCCGGCCATGGCGACACAGTGACGCTGCCCGCCGGCAAGGAGATCGAACACGAGGCCGAACTCGCCGTCGTCGTCGGCGAACAGTGCCGGAACCTCGACGAGAGCGAGGCGATGGACGCCGTCGCGGGGTTCACCTGCGCGGACGACGTCTCGAACCGCACCGACCAGAGCGAGGAGCGCAACTGGGTGCGCGGGAAGGCCTTCGACGGCGCCTGCCCGCTCGGCCCAGTGCTGGCGACACCCGAAGAACTTCCCGATGACGCGAGCGTGGAACTCCGCGTGAACGGCGAGGTCAGGCAGTCCTCATCTATCGAGCGATTCATCTTCGACGTGCCGGAGCTGCTCGCGGAGATCACGGCGTACATGACGCTCGAACCCGGCGACGTGGTCATCACGGGGACGCCAGCGGGCGTCGCCGAACTGACCGACGGCGACAGCGTCGAGGTCGAGGTGGAGGGTGTCGGCACGCTCGAACACGACGTCGAGCAGCCGTAG
- a CDS encoding GMC family oxidoreductase gives MNREPSDSVDVCVVGAGPAGSLLADRLAREGYDVVVLEAGPRFDDVDRERRMERDIRPAHGPDSVWEMGGQRDAYSASGERHYPLNAARVKGVGGSTLHWQGMVMRLHEQDFRLENEMGVGADWPISYDDLRPYYAAAEDALGVAGASDNPFAPPREQPHPLPAFPPSHSDSLFAEACEELGIATHSVPNARLSESRGGRSACVGYGTCQPVCPSGAKYDATVHVERAESQGVRVVDRAPVQRLEHDDAGERVTAAVYATPDGTEHRQTANEFVLAAGGVEIPRLLLLSESPQYPDGLANASGAVGRYFTDHLFAGVGGTLDEPTRQNHVGFNTTESHQFYDRTDDSRGAIKLEFLNYAGPSPVKMALTGDDWGDAMLERIREDYGTHAAVGALVEQRPRAENRVRLDPERTDDHGNPVPDVVWSLDDYERRTIERANEIQRDILYELGADVEWTVGPETTGPAFHHMGTTRMGENPNESVVNAKLRTHDLGNLTIASSSVFPTGGAMNPTLTIAALALKAAGHVAARL, from the coding sequence ATGAATCGCGAGCCCTCGGACAGCGTCGACGTCTGCGTCGTCGGTGCTGGCCCTGCCGGCAGCCTGCTCGCGGACCGACTCGCTCGCGAAGGCTACGACGTCGTCGTTCTGGAGGCCGGCCCGCGCTTCGACGACGTGGACCGCGAGCGCCGCATGGAGCGGGACATCCGGCCCGCCCACGGCCCGGATTCTGTCTGGGAGATGGGGGGCCAACGGGACGCTTACTCCGCGTCGGGCGAACGGCACTACCCGCTGAACGCGGCCCGCGTGAAGGGCGTCGGCGGGTCGACGCTCCACTGGCAGGGGATGGTGATGCGCCTCCACGAGCAGGACTTCCGCCTCGAGAACGAGATGGGGGTCGGCGCCGACTGGCCCATCTCCTACGACGACCTGCGGCCGTACTACGCGGCCGCGGAGGACGCGCTCGGCGTCGCGGGCGCCAGCGACAACCCGTTCGCGCCGCCCCGTGAGCAGCCACACCCGCTCCCCGCATTTCCGCCGAGCCACTCGGACTCGCTGTTCGCCGAGGCCTGCGAGGAACTCGGCATCGCGACGCACTCCGTGCCGAACGCCAGACTCTCCGAATCTCGTGGGGGCCGGAGCGCCTGCGTCGGCTACGGCACCTGCCAGCCGGTCTGCCCGTCGGGCGCGAAGTACGACGCCACCGTCCACGTCGAGCGCGCCGAGAGCCAGGGAGTGCGCGTCGTCGACCGCGCGCCGGTCCAGCGCCTCGAACACGACGACGCAGGCGAGCGCGTCACCGCCGCGGTGTACGCGACGCCCGACGGCACCGAACACCGCCAGACCGCCAACGAGTTCGTGCTCGCGGCGGGCGGCGTCGAGATTCCCCGCCTCCTCCTGCTCTCCGAGTCACCGCAGTACCCGGACGGCCTCGCGAACGCCTCGGGTGCCGTCGGCCGCTACTTCACGGACCACCTGTTCGCGGGCGTGGGCGGCACGCTCGACGAACCGACGCGGCAGAACCACGTCGGCTTCAACACCACCGAGAGCCACCAGTTCTACGACCGAACCGACGACTCCCGGGGCGCCATCAAACTGGAGTTCCTCAACTACGCCGGCCCGTCGCCCGTCAAGATGGCGCTCACGGGCGACGACTGGGGCGACGCGATGCTCGAGCGCATCCGCGAGGACTACGGCACGCACGCCGCTGTGGGCGCGCTCGTCGAGCAGCGACCGCGGGCGGAGAACAGGGTCCGCCTCGACCCCGAGCGCACCGACGACCACGGCAACCCGGTGCCCGACGTCGTCTGGTCGCTCGACGACTACGAGCGCCGCACCATCGAGCGCGCGAACGAGATCCAGCGCGACATCCTCTACGAACTCGGCGCCGACGTCGAGTGGACGGTCGGGCCAGAGACCACCGGGCCGGCGTTCCACCACATGGGCACCACACGGATGGGCGAGAACCCCAACGAGAGCGTCGTGAATGCCAAACTCAGGACGCACGACCTCGGGAATCTGACCATCGCGTCGTCCAGTGTGTTCCCGACCGGCGGCGCGATGAACCCGACGCTCACCATCGCCGCACTCGCGCTGAAGGCCGCCGGCCACGTGGCCGCCCGCCTGTAG
- a CDS encoding (2Fe-2S)-binding protein, translated as MASRHRLTSVDTVREQGSWAFTARDEHGDDEEFFLVPCEGDDRPAVEAWLNRCTHESQRLYREGVGAVVRNGEILCPKHGSMFDNCSGYCDNGDAADTTLPSVDVEVENGQVYLTDEDVRFLYEGTKNDDGDDGGPDSTSHIQF; from the coding sequence ATGGCGAGTCGGCACCGGCTCACGAGCGTCGACACAGTCCGCGAGCAGGGGTCGTGGGCGTTCACCGCCCGGGACGAACACGGCGACGACGAGGAGTTCTTCCTCGTTCCCTGCGAGGGCGACGACCGGCCAGCCGTGGAGGCCTGGCTGAACCGCTGCACGCACGAGTCCCAGCGCCTCTACCGCGAGGGCGTCGGCGCCGTCGTCCGAAACGGCGAGATACTCTGCCCGAAACACGGGTCGATGTTCGACAACTGCTCGGGCTACTGCGACAACGGCGACGCCGCGGACACCACGCTCCCCTCCGTCGACGTCGAGGTCGAGAACGGCCAGGTGTACCTCACGGACGAGGACGTGCGCTTCCTCTACGAAGGCACGAAGAACGACGACGGCGACGACGGCGGCCCGGATTCGACCTCTCACATCCAGTTCTGA
- a CDS encoding histidinol-phosphate aminotransferase (catalyzes the formation of L-histidinol phosphate from imidazole-acetol phosphate and glutamate in histidine biosynthesis) — protein sequence MQLRDLSDHVEYRAGRGIEEVARELGREPGEFVKLSSNENPHGPSPKAASAIRESAAEVHRYPKAVHADLTAAVADHWDVTDEQVWLANGGDGALDYLARATLDPGDMVLVPSPGFTYYGMSARFHHGDVAEYNVTEDDGFALTADSVLDAYDGERVVYLTSPHNPSGGRFSLDDVEQIADEVGEDALVVVDEAYGEFADAPSAVSLLGERDDVAVLRTFSKAYGLAGVRLGYAVVPPEWADAYARVQTPFAASAVACKAGLAAMDDDEHVEKTVESVEWSREYIHDELDAETYESHGNFVLANVGDATEVTDAAKREGVLVRDCSSFGLPEHVRITCGTREETERAVAVLNEVLAR from the coding sequence ATGCAACTCCGGGACCTCTCCGACCACGTGGAGTACCGGGCCGGTCGGGGTATCGAGGAGGTCGCTCGCGAACTCGGCCGCGAACCGGGCGAGTTCGTGAAACTCTCCTCGAACGAGAACCCCCACGGCCCGAGTCCGAAGGCCGCGAGCGCCATCCGCGAGAGCGCCGCGGAGGTCCACCGCTACCCGAAGGCCGTCCACGCCGACCTGACGGCCGCCGTCGCAGACCACTGGGACGTCACCGACGAGCAGGTGTGGCTGGCCAACGGTGGCGACGGCGCGCTCGACTACCTCGCGAGAGCGACCCTCGACCCCGGCGACATGGTGCTCGTCCCGTCGCCAGGATTCACCTACTACGGGATGAGCGCGCGCTTCCACCACGGCGACGTCGCGGAGTACAACGTGACCGAGGACGACGGCTTCGCGCTCACGGCCGACAGCGTCCTCGACGCCTACGACGGCGAGCGCGTCGTCTACCTCACGAGCCCCCACAATCCGTCGGGCGGGCGGTTCTCCCTCGACGACGTCGAGCAGATCGCCGACGAGGTGGGCGAGGACGCACTCGTCGTCGTCGACGAGGCGTACGGCGAGTTCGCCGACGCGCCCTCCGCCGTCTCGCTGCTCGGCGAGCGCGACGACGTGGCGGTCCTCCGCACGTTCTCGAAAGCCTACGGGCTCGCCGGCGTTCGTCTCGGGTACGCCGTCGTCCCCCCGGAGTGGGCCGACGCCTACGCCCGCGTGCAGACGCCGTTCGCCGCGAGCGCCGTCGCCTGCAAGGCCGGCCTCGCGGCGATGGACGACGACGAGCACGTCGAGAAGACCGTCGAGAGCGTCGAGTGGAGCCGGGAGTACATCCACGACGAACTGGACGCGGAGACCTACGAGAGCCACGGCAACTTCGTGCTCGCGAACGTCGGTGACGCGACCGAGGTCACCGACGCCGCGAAGCGCGAGGGCGTGCTGGTCCGGGACTGTTCGAGTTTCGGCCTCCCCGAGCACGTCCGCATCACCTGCGGGACCCGCGAGGAGACCGAGCGCGCCGTCGCGGTGCTGAACGAGGTGCTCGCGCGGTGA
- a CDS encoding adenylate kinase: MRVAVTGTPGTGKTSATDLLKTDLDVLHLNDLIEREGLFTEVDEARDSKVADLEAVRDWLEGEDDVLVESHLAHLLDVDRVVVLRCAPEELERRLTERGEPAKKAEENAESESLDVILSESVRIHGEGNIYEIDTTDRDPEAVAAAIEAAISGDRDPSAGDVDFTDYL, encoded by the coding sequence GTGAGAGTGGCGGTCACTGGGACGCCCGGGACGGGCAAGACGAGCGCGACGGACCTCCTGAAGACGGACCTCGACGTGCTCCACCTGAACGACCTCATCGAGCGCGAGGGACTGTTCACGGAGGTCGACGAGGCCCGGGACAGCAAGGTCGCCGACCTCGAGGCCGTTCGGGACTGGCTCGAAGGCGAGGACGACGTACTGGTGGAGTCTCACCTCGCGCACCTCCTGGACGTCGACCGCGTCGTCGTCCTCCGGTGTGCGCCCGAGGAACTGGAGCGCCGCCTGACCGAGCGCGGCGAGCCAGCGAAGAAAGCCGAAGAAAATGCCGAGAGCGAGTCGCTCGACGTCATCCTCTCCGAGTCGGTTCGCATCCACGGCGAGGGCAATATCTACGAGATAGACACCACGGACCGCGACCCGGAAGCGGTGGCGGCGGCAATCGAGGCCGCGATTTCGGGCGACCGCGACCCCTCCGCGGGCGACGTGGACTTCACCGACTACCTATGA